A window of the Zeugodacus cucurbitae isolate PBARC_wt_2022May chromosome 4, idZeuCucr1.2, whole genome shotgun sequence genome harbors these coding sequences:
- the LOC105221100 gene encoding serine/threonine-protein kinase PITSLRE isoform X5, with product MRNDRGGGPRPGDMERGRDHRRGGEEREELLRYHQRGSGYERDDVINRDMMSNSERRYAKQYEPHNNEVRRNSGGGGGGAYHQQYQHSHMQRPRQDYYERGAGGGGGGGYHHGGLDYYNNRHQQQPQQYAVGGKHSHLEYNDVNYEVQRERHKYTNYDAPNDSESIEQDLRSRLLSKRHKYVKGSSGDVIELTESYETTSTVQRQRYSDGERTERYRQKREKVRESVIEVLDSPELAEVEGATTEEGEAHRQRRKHKRRNKEREVVQVETVVTTERVERIEKRKSPEDPEVLSRREKILAVEREKEKRKEKAREELEARRRARNALSPSAVAASVTAGLNVMKRKKQDEAAVAVKVKRAKKTVAAKERSDEEEEGEAVDSDDEDEDNDSEDMETDSGSGDSDSDSESHSEVEDAEGRHDKRHRKHSKAAKRKRKERHHNHRMRNNGVDNDDNTDDDDDDDDEDDEDDIELPESPLSIGELSKSPRRQHRTKKHKKKKGKKHIGDDDEDDGDQRLTRSRSHSAHSLSHSRSVSRSRSQSPRRKSLHSRSRSHSGSRDSSRHRTTHSRSRSRTRSRSDSHYDSRSESSRSRSRSRSRSVGTRSRSKSRTRSRSRSEERDMKSAHKSEAEAATAGSKRRVDGGSRDDSPARDDKGAPLPDYFPGIQGCRSVEEFQCLNRIEEGTYGVVYRAKDKRTNEIVALKRLKMEKEKEGFPITSLREINTLLKGQHPNIVTVREIVVGSNMDKIFIVMDYVEHDLKSLMETMKARKQFFLPGEVKCLAQQLLRAVGHLHDNWILHRDLKTSNLLLSHKGVLKVGDFGLAREYGSPLKNYTSLVVTLWYRAPELLLGTLEYSTPIDVWSVGCIFGEFLQMGPLFPGKTETDELNKIFKELGTPNERIWPGYKDLPIVKNMLSQNSQFADYPVSNLRRRYADKTTDLGIDMLQGLLTYDPKKRLTAEAALKHNYFNELPLPIDPSMFPTWPAKSELGARKALASSPKPPSGGSQFKQLGRDEIIVGSSGGGSSAAGVANSNSKVISGIITGNKKTAANTGFVLNAGIDQRQLAMGPGFNLKF from the exons ATGCGCAACGATCGCGGCGGAGGTCCACGTCCAGGCGATATGGAGCGTGGACGAGATCATCGGCGTGGTGGTGAGGAACGCGAAGAACTGTTACGTTACCATCAACGCGGTAGCGGTTATGAGCGTGATGACGTTATCAACAGAGATATGATGTCAAATAGCGAACGCCGTTATGCCAAGCAATATGAACCACACAACAATGAGGTGCGGCGAAATAGTGGCGGCGGCGGAGGTGGTGCTTATCATCAACAATATCAACATTCACATATGCAACGTCCAAGGCAAGATTATTATGAACGCGGCGCtggtggcggtggcggcggcggctaCCATCATGGCGGTTTGGACTACTATAACAATCGACACCAACAACAGCCGCAACAATACGCTGTTGGTGGCAAGCATTCACATCTTGAGTACAATGATGTCAACTATGAGGTACAACGAGAACGTCACAAGTATACAAACTACGACGCGCCGAACGATTCGGAGAGCATCGAACAAGATTTGCGTTCGCGGCTGCTAAGTAAAAGACATAAATATGTCAAAGGTAGCAGCGGCGATGTCATCGAGCTGACAGAAAGTTACGAGACAACGTCTACAGTGCAGCGGCAGCGTTATAGCGATGGCGAGCGTACCGAACGTTATCGGCAGAAACGTGAAAAGGTGCGAGAATCCGTAATTGAGGTGCTCGACAGTCCGGAGTTGGCTGAAGTGGAGGGCGCGACCACAGAAGAAGGAGAAGCGCATCGCCAACGACGCAAGCATAAAAGGCGCAACAAAGAGCGTGAGGTGGTGCAAGTGGAGACGGTTGTGACGACGGAACGGGTCGAGCGCATAGAGAAGCGTAAATCGCCTGAAGATCCGGAAGTATTGTCGCGACGTGAGAAAATACTAGCTGTGGAACGTGAGAAGGAAAAACGCAAAGAGAAAGCACGTGAAGAATTGGAAGCAAGACGTCGTGCTAGAAATGCGCTTAGTCCAAGCGCAGTGGCAGCTTCGGTTACTGCTGGACTCAACGTTATGAAACGTAAAAAACAAGATGAAGCTGCGGTGGCGGTGAAGGTTAAACGCGCAAAAAAAACTGTAGCTGCAAAAGAGCGTAGTGACGAAGAGGAGGAGGGCGAGGCAGTAGACAGTGATGACGAAGATGAGGATAATGACAGCGAGGATATGGAGACGGATAGTGGCAGTGGTGATAGTGACAGTGATAGCGAAAGCCATTCTGAGGTGGAAGATGCTGAGGGACGTCACGACAAGCGACACCGCAAACATAGCAAAGCAGCGAAGCGGAAAAGGAAGGAAAGACATCATAACCACAGGATGCGTAACAATGGCGTTGATAATGACGACAATACggatgacgatgacgatgacgacgatGAGGATGATGAAGATGACATAGAACTACCCGAGAGTCCACTCTCTATTGGTGAGCTTTCGAAATCGCCACGGCGTCAACATCGCACAAAGAAACACAAGAAGAAGAAAGGCAAAAAGCATATAGGAGACGATGATGAAGATGATGGCGATCAACGTTTAACACGTTCGCGTTCTCATTCCGCCCATTCACTATCCCACTCACGTTCTGTTTCACGCTCTCGTTCGCAATCACCACGCCGAAAGAGCCTACACTCACGTTCACGTTCCCATTCAGGTTCACGTGACTCTTCACGACACCGCACAACACATTCACGTTCGCGTTCACGTACTCGTTCTCGTTCAGATTCGCATTATGATTCACGTTCAGAGTCCTCACGTTCGCGTTCACGTTCCCGTTCGCGATCTGTAGGTACGCGTTCCCGTTCGAAGTCACGCACACGTTCACGCTCACGTTCAGAAGAACGCGACATGAAGTCCGCACATAAATCAGAGGCAGAAGCCGCTACCGCTGGTAGTAAGCGTCGTGTAGACGGTGGCAGCCGAGACGACTCGCCAGCACGCGATGACAAAGGTGCACCACTGCCAGACTATTTCCCGGGCATACAGGGATGTCGTTCTGTTGAAGAATTCCAATGCCTGAATCGCATTGAGGAGGGCACCTACGGTGTGGTGTACCGCGCCAAGGATAAACGTACCAACGAGATAGTTGCATTGAAGCGCTTAAAAATGGAGAAGGAAAAGGAAGGCTTCCCCATAACATCGTTACGCGAAATCAATACTTTACTAAAAGGCCAGCACCCAAACATAGTGACGGTGCGCGAAATAGTTGTTGGTTCCAATATGGATAAGATTTTCATTGTTATGGACTATGTGGAACATGACCTCAAATCGTTGATGGAGACGATGAAGGCGCGCAAACAATTCTTCCTGCCCGGCGAGGTGAAATGTCTGGCGCAGCAATTATTGCGTGCGGTTGGCCATTTACATGACAATTGGATATTACATCGTGATTTGAAGACCTCCAATTTGTTGCTCTCGCACAAGGGTGTTCTCAAAGTGGGTGATTTCGGTCTGGCTCGCGAGTATGGTTCACCATTGAAAAATTACACATCATTGGTTGTCACACTGTGGTATCGTGCACCGGAGCTATTGCTCGGCACACTGGAATATTCAACGCCCATCGACGTCTGGTCGGTGGGTTGCATTTTTGGCGAATTCCTACAGATGGGGCCGCTATTTCCCGGCAAAACGGAGACAGATGaactaaacaaaattttcaag GAGCTCGGCACACCGAACGAACGCATTTGGCCCGGTTATAAGGATTTGCCGATCGTTAAGAATATGTTAAGTCAGAACTCCCAATTCGCCGACTATCCAGTTTCAAATTTACGTAGGCGTTACGCCGACAAAACCACCGACTTAGGCATTGACATGCTACAGGGTCTGCTTACCTATGATCCCAAGAAAAGACTGACCGCTGAAGCGGCGTTAAAACACAACTACTTCAATGAGCTGCCTCTGCCAATCGATCCATCTATGTTTCCTACCTGGCCGGCGAAAAGT
- the LOC105221100 gene encoding serine/threonine-protein kinase PITSLRE isoform X1, with the protein MLIELAHWTAPTEHGAVCTLTRPQSSEHKLNCIESIFSKRGEEDADSLDIKPPQANVLHSRDSTGSRRKDKSSKEKKHSKEKKHRSERERGSGRERGERERDPRDYDTREPHGRERDMRNDRGGGPRPGDMERGRDHRRGGEEREELLRYHQRGSGYERDDVINRDMMSNSERRYAKQYEPHNNEVRRNSGGGGGGAYHQQYQHSHMQRPRQDYYERGAGGGGGGGYHHGGLDYYNNRHQQQPQQYAVGGKHSHLEYNDVNYEVQRERHKYTNYDAPNDSESIEQDLRSRLLSKRHKYVKGSSGDVIELTESYETTSTVQRQRYSDGERTERYRQKREKVRESVIEVLDSPELAEVEGATTEEGEAHRQRRKHKRRNKEREVVQVETVVTTERVERIEKRKSPEDPEVLSRREKILAVEREKEKRKEKAREELEARRRARNALSPSAVAASVTAGLNVMKRKKQDEAAVAVKVKRAKKTVAAKERSDEEEEGEAVDSDDEDEDNDSEDMETDSGSGDSDSDSESHSEVEDAEGRHDKRHRKHSKAAKRKRKERHHNHRMRNNGVDNDDNTDDDDDDDDEDDEDDIELPESPLSIGELSKSPRRQHRTKKHKKKKGKKHIGDDDEDDGDQRLTRSRSHSAHSLSHSRSVSRSRSQSPRRKSLHSRSRSHSGSRDSSRHRTTHSRSRSRTRSRSDSHYDSRSESSRSRSRSRSRSVGTRSRSKSRTRSRSRSEERDMKSAHKSEAEAATAGSKRRVDGGSRDDSPARDDKGAPLPDYFPGIQGCRSVEEFQCLNRIEEGTYGVVYRAKDKRTNEIVALKRLKMEKEKEGFPITSLREINTLLKGQHPNIVTVREIVVGSNMDKIFIVMDYVEHDLKSLMETMKARKQFFLPGEVKCLAQQLLRAVGHLHDNWILHRDLKTSNLLLSHKGVLKVGDFGLAREYGSPLKNYTSLVVTLWYRAPELLLGTLEYSTPIDVWSVGCIFGEFLQMGPLFPGKTETDELNKIFKELGTPNERIWPGYKDLPIVKNMLSQNSQFADYPVSNLRRRYADKTTDLGIDMLQGLLTYDPKKRLTAEAALKHNYFNELPLPIDPSMFPTWPAKSELGARKALASSPKPPSGGSQFKQLGRDEIIVGSSGGGSSAAGVANSNSKVISGIITGNKKTAANTGFVLNAGIDQRQLAMGPGFNLKF; encoded by the exons ATGCTTATTGAACTTGCACACTGGACTGCGCCGACCGAGCATGGAGCGGTATGTACACTAACACGGCCGCAAAGCAGTGAACATAAATTGAATTGCATTGAAAGCATATTTTCAAAACG cgGTGAGGAAGATGCGGATtcattggacattaaaccaccACAAGCGAACGTACTGCACTCGCGCGACTCCACAGGCTCCCGACGCAAAGACAAGTCGTCCAAAGAGAAAAAACATTCCAAAGAGAAGAAACATCGCAGCGAGCGAGAACGTGGAAGTGGTCGAGAGCGTGGCGAAAGGGAGCGCGATCCACGCGATTATGACACACGGGAGCCGCATGGCAGAGAGCGCGACATGCGCAACGATCGCGGCGGAGGTCCACGTCCAGGCGATATGGAGCGTGGACGAGATCATCGGCGTGGTGGTGAGGAACGCGAAGAACTGTTACGTTACCATCAACGCGGTAGCGGTTATGAGCGTGATGACGTTATCAACAGAGATATGATGTCAAATAGCGAACGCCGTTATGCCAAGCAATATGAACCACACAACAATGAGGTGCGGCGAAATAGTGGCGGCGGCGGAGGTGGTGCTTATCATCAACAATATCAACATTCACATATGCAACGTCCAAGGCAAGATTATTATGAACGCGGCGCtggtggcggtggcggcggcggctaCCATCATGGCGGTTTGGACTACTATAACAATCGACACCAACAACAGCCGCAACAATACGCTGTTGGTGGCAAGCATTCACATCTTGAGTACAATGATGTCAACTATGAGGTACAACGAGAACGTCACAAGTATACAAACTACGACGCGCCGAACGATTCGGAGAGCATCGAACAAGATTTGCGTTCGCGGCTGCTAAGTAAAAGACATAAATATGTCAAAGGTAGCAGCGGCGATGTCATCGAGCTGACAGAAAGTTACGAGACAACGTCTACAGTGCAGCGGCAGCGTTATAGCGATGGCGAGCGTACCGAACGTTATCGGCAGAAACGTGAAAAGGTGCGAGAATCCGTAATTGAGGTGCTCGACAGTCCGGAGTTGGCTGAAGTGGAGGGCGCGACCACAGAAGAAGGAGAAGCGCATCGCCAACGACGCAAGCATAAAAGGCGCAACAAAGAGCGTGAGGTGGTGCAAGTGGAGACGGTTGTGACGACGGAACGGGTCGAGCGCATAGAGAAGCGTAAATCGCCTGAAGATCCGGAAGTATTGTCGCGACGTGAGAAAATACTAGCTGTGGAACGTGAGAAGGAAAAACGCAAAGAGAAAGCACGTGAAGAATTGGAAGCAAGACGTCGTGCTAGAAATGCGCTTAGTCCAAGCGCAGTGGCAGCTTCGGTTACTGCTGGACTCAACGTTATGAAACGTAAAAAACAAGATGAAGCTGCGGTGGCGGTGAAGGTTAAACGCGCAAAAAAAACTGTAGCTGCAAAAGAGCGTAGTGACGAAGAGGAGGAGGGCGAGGCAGTAGACAGTGATGACGAAGATGAGGATAATGACAGCGAGGATATGGAGACGGATAGTGGCAGTGGTGATAGTGACAGTGATAGCGAAAGCCATTCTGAGGTGGAAGATGCTGAGGGACGTCACGACAAGCGACACCGCAAACATAGCAAAGCAGCGAAGCGGAAAAGGAAGGAAAGACATCATAACCACAGGATGCGTAACAATGGCGTTGATAATGACGACAATACggatgacgatgacgatgacgacgatGAGGATGATGAAGATGACATAGAACTACCCGAGAGTCCACTCTCTATTGGTGAGCTTTCGAAATCGCCACGGCGTCAACATCGCACAAAGAAACACAAGAAGAAGAAAGGCAAAAAGCATATAGGAGACGATGATGAAGATGATGGCGATCAACGTTTAACACGTTCGCGTTCTCATTCCGCCCATTCACTATCCCACTCACGTTCTGTTTCACGCTCTCGTTCGCAATCACCACGCCGAAAGAGCCTACACTCACGTTCACGTTCCCATTCAGGTTCACGTGACTCTTCACGACACCGCACAACACATTCACGTTCGCGTTCACGTACTCGTTCTCGTTCAGATTCGCATTATGATTCACGTTCAGAGTCCTCACGTTCGCGTTCACGTTCCCGTTCGCGATCTGTAGGTACGCGTTCCCGTTCGAAGTCACGCACACGTTCACGCTCACGTTCAGAAGAACGCGACATGAAGTCCGCACATAAATCAGAGGCAGAAGCCGCTACCGCTGGTAGTAAGCGTCGTGTAGACGGTGGCAGCCGAGACGACTCGCCAGCACGCGATGACAAAGGTGCACCACTGCCAGACTATTTCCCGGGCATACAGGGATGTCGTTCTGTTGAAGAATTCCAATGCCTGAATCGCATTGAGGAGGGCACCTACGGTGTGGTGTACCGCGCCAAGGATAAACGTACCAACGAGATAGTTGCATTGAAGCGCTTAAAAATGGAGAAGGAAAAGGAAGGCTTCCCCATAACATCGTTACGCGAAATCAATACTTTACTAAAAGGCCAGCACCCAAACATAGTGACGGTGCGCGAAATAGTTGTTGGTTCCAATATGGATAAGATTTTCATTGTTATGGACTATGTGGAACATGACCTCAAATCGTTGATGGAGACGATGAAGGCGCGCAAACAATTCTTCCTGCCCGGCGAGGTGAAATGTCTGGCGCAGCAATTATTGCGTGCGGTTGGCCATTTACATGACAATTGGATATTACATCGTGATTTGAAGACCTCCAATTTGTTGCTCTCGCACAAGGGTGTTCTCAAAGTGGGTGATTTCGGTCTGGCTCGCGAGTATGGTTCACCATTGAAAAATTACACATCATTGGTTGTCACACTGTGGTATCGTGCACCGGAGCTATTGCTCGGCACACTGGAATATTCAACGCCCATCGACGTCTGGTCGGTGGGTTGCATTTTTGGCGAATTCCTACAGATGGGGCCGCTATTTCCCGGCAAAACGGAGACAGATGaactaaacaaaattttcaag GAGCTCGGCACACCGAACGAACGCATTTGGCCCGGTTATAAGGATTTGCCGATCGTTAAGAATATGTTAAGTCAGAACTCCCAATTCGCCGACTATCCAGTTTCAAATTTACGTAGGCGTTACGCCGACAAAACCACCGACTTAGGCATTGACATGCTACAGGGTCTGCTTACCTATGATCCCAAGAAAAGACTGACCGCTGAAGCGGCGTTAAAACACAACTACTTCAATGAGCTGCCTCTGCCAATCGATCCATCTATGTTTCCTACCTGGCCGGCGAAAAGT